One genomic window of Sardina pilchardus chromosome 15, fSarPil1.1, whole genome shotgun sequence includes the following:
- the si:dkeyp-117h8.4 gene encoding uncharacterized protein si:dkeyp-117h8.4 isoform X2 encodes MDPELWTEYKKNADTFKQRIEDICEKYANVEDPGFDLCLETMTFKTRKGTMPADSQEADRRLQSLQNFAEKTLKTRRDLNNTEDKLVFDDDDDEEVKENHDHNALERDIEINPGQSLLEASHVSSSQLSLPEEQDPELERTFSSQSEGPSLQDLYPSMLSQIRGACQRQQVSEAASSLRRKYQRQRWKAKRLLPGQSFINSSGVSGSMTSLAHRPLKAKTPPLAPEASAEAQAHSHQAQARKAGSGQRSSPWKSVSSQGAAEQRPVLVMDFSTPPSSGPSSPSDACQELDTTYTLSHHSEHEVREQEPKVASFHPSVVGSHASQPITGLYDAWNQTQVCPSPKRRNYEGSLSSPSKVNSVLNSPSCHHHSRPVLIEDSPPRQQEVHSSSRHFPYAPHSLQETHYSSPHRREALWTSPTRSRPKTHCPASPQQPSLKARPSCSVSMGSYSPHKRMFLSREAPRGSPSKSSPGKPPTIRSPYSTAVPKPSSLSRHPEIIASPSHRHRHHQENAKPSPGHSPALQTRRRSLSGPRDSERGPAGRLSSSIQHVNQQFRQLYHQHICQRRSRSPSHHGPLCCLCEQSAEGCRASPVTSTTTNTSTNTSPARTNHSWLAALSLTPVRKRRLKPDRNPLLKRLHKGQQVYSPLVEHQHWQESQQAEKRRYAAEGCDDAASVCSEMSDESQSPNLYQGAQTSSGGRYHHHHHTAGPSSSSSSYSYATLAALGLAPSHSHPRLSKRRSQSEPKESPSLKRFRESAQAFSPSKRHGYPQHHQSAQAHSPSKSRGYPQHHQSAQAFSPSKRHGYPQHNQSAQAYSPSKPHAYPPQHQHQHHHHHHPHHHPHHHPHQQQQQQQWGRGDGDGDELMASVGQGLSEEQRTRSRALLLQCPSPRFLRAAMRLMKAGRARARAGPSLGTHPHASSRRSQQDQMMHETEGMSEEDWNKSGLSHSVSRRRLLYGIPRC; translated from the exons ATGGACCCAGAGCTGTGGACAGAGTACAAGAAGAATGCAGACACTTTCAAACAAAGAATAGAGGATATCTGTGAGAAG TATGCCAATGTTGAAGATCCTGGGTTTGACCTATGCTTGGAAACCATGACCTTTAAAACACGAAAAG GGACAATGCCAGCAGACAGTCAAGAGGCAGATAGAAGACTACAGTCTTTACAG AATTTCGCAGAAAAAACTTTGAAGACACGAAGAG ATCTGAACAACACTGAGGACAAACTG GTCTTTGACGATGACGACGATGAAGAAGTAAAGGAGAATCATGATCATAATGCACTGGAGAGGGATATTGAGATCAATCCAG GGCAATCTCTTTTGGAAGCGTCCCATGTCTCGTCCAGCCAGCTGTCCCTTCCTGAGGAGCAGGACCCAGAGCTGGAGCGCACATTCAGCAGCCAGAGCGAAGGGCCCTCGCTGCAGGACCTGTATCCCAGCATGCTCAGCCAGATCCGCGGCGCCTGCCAGCGACAGCAGGTGTCCGAGGCGGCCAGCTCCCTGCGCCGCAAGTACCAACGCCAGCGCTGGAAGGCCAAGCGACTTCTTCCGGGACAGAGCTTCATTAACAGCTCTGGAGTCAGTGGCTCCATGACCTCCCTTGCTCACAGACCCCTAAAGGCGAAGACTCCACCACTTGCCCCCGAGGCTAGCGCTGAGGCCCAGGCTCACTCCCACCAGGCCCAGGCCAGAAAAGCAGGCAGTGGTCAGAGATCCTCCCCGTGGAAGAGTGTCTCCTCGCAGGGTGCGGCAGAGCAGAGACCTGTGCTGGTGATGGACTTCTCCACACCGCCTTCCTCTGGCCCATCGAGCCCCAGCGATGCCTGCCAGGAGCTGGACACAACATACACGCTGAGTCACCATTCAGAGCACGAGGTCAGAGAGCAAGAGCCCAAAGTTGCGTCGTTCCATCCCAGTGTTGTTGGCTCCCATGCTTCTCAGCCCATCACTGGCCTGTATGATGCTTGGAACCAAACACAAGTGTGTCCCTCACCAAAGCGAAGGAACTATGAGGGTTCTCTGAGTTCCCCTTCCAAAGTGAACTCTGTTCTGAACTCGCCTTCCTGTCATCACCACAGCAGGCCTGTGCTCATAGAGGATTCCCCTCCACGCCAGCAGGAGGTGCACTCATCGTCTCGACACTTTCCCTACGCTCCGCATAGCCTCCAGGAGACACACTACTCCTCACCTCACAGACGTGAGGCTCTGTGGACCTCCCCAACGAGGAGTCGCCCCAAGACACACTGTCCTGCCAGCCCCCAGCAACCGTCTCTCAAGGCTCGCCCCAGTTGTAGTGTTTCAATGGGAAGCTACAGTCCTCACAAGCGAATGTTTCTGAGCAGGGAGGCTCCTCGTGGTTCTCCTTCCAAGTCCAGCCCTGGGAAACCTCCGACCATCCGCAGTCCTTACTCCACCGCCGTCCCAAagccttcctccctctcccgccACCCAGAAATCATCGCGTCGCCTAGCCATCGCCATCGCCATCACCAGGAGAATGCCAAGCCTTCCCCCGGCCACTCTCCAGCTCTCCAGACACGTAGACGGTCCCTCTCTGGTCCGCGGGATTCCGAGCGCGGTCCTGCTGGGcggctctcctcctccatccagcACGTCAACCAGCAGTTCCGCCAGCTGTACCACCAGCACATCTGCCAGAGGAGGTCGCGGTCGCCGTCTCACCACGGCCCCTTGTGCTGCCTGTGCGAGCAGAGCGCCGAAGGCTGCAGAGCCAGCCCcgtcaccagcaccaccaccaacaccagcaccaacaccagccCGGCCAGGACCAACCACTCCTGGTTGGCCGCCCTCTCCCTCACGCCAGTTCGGAAACGCCGCTTAAAGCCGGACCGTAACCCTCTCTTGAAGCGCCTTCACAAAGGCCAGCAGGTGTACAGTCCGCTGGTGGAACATCAGCATTGGCAGGAGTCTCAGCAGGCGGAGAAGAGGCGGTACGCAGCAGAGGGTTGTGATGACGCGGCCTCAGTATGTAGTGAGATGTCTGACGAGAGCCAGTCACCAAATCTGTACCAGGGCGCCCAGACCAGCAGCGGTGGtcgctaccaccaccaccatcacactgccggcccctcctcttcctcctcctcgtactCTTACGCCACACTGGCCGCCCTGGGCCTGGCACCGTCCCACTCCCACCCGCGCCTGAGCAAACGCCGCAGCCAGTCTGAGCCCAAGGAGTCACCCAGCCTCAAGCGCTTCCGGGAAAGTGCCCAGGCGTTCAGTCCATCCAAGCGTCATGGTTACCCTCAGCATCATCAAAGTGCCCAGGCTCACAGTCCATCAAAGTCTCGCGGTTACCCCCAGCATCATCAAAGCGCCCAGGCGTTTAGTCCATCGAAGCGTCATGGTTACCCCCAGCATAATCAAAGTGCCCAGGCATACAGTCCATCCAAGCCTCATGCTTACCCTccgcagcatcagcatcagcaccatcaccatcaccatcctcatcaccatcctcatcatcaccctcatcagcagcagcagcagcagcagtggggaAGAGGTGATGGTGACGGCGATGAGCTGATGGCCTCAGTGGGCCAGGGGCTCTCAGAGGAGCAGCGCACCCGCAGCAGGGCCCTACTGCTCCAGTGCCCCAGTCCCCGGTTCCTCAGGGCAGCCATGAGGCTCATGAAGGCAGGCAGGGCCAGGGCCAGGGCCGGGCCCAGCCTGGGGACTCACCCACACGCTTCATCCCGG agaAGTCAGCAGGACCAGATGATGCATGAAACTGAAG GAATGTCAGAAGAGGATTGGAATAAAAGTGGACTGTCACACAG
- the si:dkeyp-117h8.4 gene encoding uncharacterized protein si:dkeyp-117h8.4 isoform X1 — MDPELWTEYKKNADTFKQRIEDICEKYANVEDPGFDLCLETMTFKTRKGTMPADSQEADRRLQSLQNFAEKTLKTRRDLNNTEDKLVFDDDDDEEVKENHDHNALERDIEINPGQSLLEASHVSSSQLSLPEEQDPELERTFSSQSEGPSLQDLYPSMLSQIRGACQRQQVSEAASSLRRKYQRQRWKAKRLLPGQSFINSSGVSGSMTSLAHRPLKAKTPPLAPEASAEAQAHSHQAQARKAGSGQRSSPWKSVSSQGAAEQRPVLVMDFSTPPSSGPSSPSDACQELDTTYTLSHHSEHEVREQEPKVASFHPSVVGSHASQPITGLYDAWNQTQVCPSPKRRNYEGSLSSPSKVNSVLNSPSCHHHSRPVLIEDSPPRQQEVHSSSRHFPYAPHSLQETHYSSPHRREALWTSPTRSRPKTHCPASPQQPSLKARPSCSVSMGSYSPHKRMFLSREAPRGSPSKSSPGKPPTIRSPYSTAVPKPSSLSRHPEIIASPSHRHRHHQENAKPSPGHSPALQTRRRSLSGPRDSERGPAGRLSSSIQHVNQQFRQLYHQHICQRRSRSPSHHGPLCCLCEQSAEGCRASPVTSTTTNTSTNTSPARTNHSWLAALSLTPVRKRRLKPDRNPLLKRLHKGQQVYSPLVEHQHWQESQQAEKRRYAAEGCDDAASVCSEMSDESQSPNLYQGAQTSSGGRYHHHHHTAGPSSSSSSYSYATLAALGLAPSHSHPRLSKRRSQSEPKESPSLKRFRESAQAFSPSKRHGYPQHHQSAQAHSPSKSRGYPQHHQSAQAFSPSKRHGYPQHNQSAQAYSPSKPHAYPPQHQHQHHHHHHPHHHPHHHPHQQQQQQQWGRGDGDGDELMASVGQGLSEEQRTRSRALLLQCPSPRFLRAAMRLMKAGRARARAGPSLGTHPHASSRRSQQDQMMHETEAGMSEEDWNKSGLSHSVSRRRLLYGIPRC, encoded by the exons ATGGACCCAGAGCTGTGGACAGAGTACAAGAAGAATGCAGACACTTTCAAACAAAGAATAGAGGATATCTGTGAGAAG TATGCCAATGTTGAAGATCCTGGGTTTGACCTATGCTTGGAAACCATGACCTTTAAAACACGAAAAG GGACAATGCCAGCAGACAGTCAAGAGGCAGATAGAAGACTACAGTCTTTACAG AATTTCGCAGAAAAAACTTTGAAGACACGAAGAG ATCTGAACAACACTGAGGACAAACTG GTCTTTGACGATGACGACGATGAAGAAGTAAAGGAGAATCATGATCATAATGCACTGGAGAGGGATATTGAGATCAATCCAG GGCAATCTCTTTTGGAAGCGTCCCATGTCTCGTCCAGCCAGCTGTCCCTTCCTGAGGAGCAGGACCCAGAGCTGGAGCGCACATTCAGCAGCCAGAGCGAAGGGCCCTCGCTGCAGGACCTGTATCCCAGCATGCTCAGCCAGATCCGCGGCGCCTGCCAGCGACAGCAGGTGTCCGAGGCGGCCAGCTCCCTGCGCCGCAAGTACCAACGCCAGCGCTGGAAGGCCAAGCGACTTCTTCCGGGACAGAGCTTCATTAACAGCTCTGGAGTCAGTGGCTCCATGACCTCCCTTGCTCACAGACCCCTAAAGGCGAAGACTCCACCACTTGCCCCCGAGGCTAGCGCTGAGGCCCAGGCTCACTCCCACCAGGCCCAGGCCAGAAAAGCAGGCAGTGGTCAGAGATCCTCCCCGTGGAAGAGTGTCTCCTCGCAGGGTGCGGCAGAGCAGAGACCTGTGCTGGTGATGGACTTCTCCACACCGCCTTCCTCTGGCCCATCGAGCCCCAGCGATGCCTGCCAGGAGCTGGACACAACATACACGCTGAGTCACCATTCAGAGCACGAGGTCAGAGAGCAAGAGCCCAAAGTTGCGTCGTTCCATCCCAGTGTTGTTGGCTCCCATGCTTCTCAGCCCATCACTGGCCTGTATGATGCTTGGAACCAAACACAAGTGTGTCCCTCACCAAAGCGAAGGAACTATGAGGGTTCTCTGAGTTCCCCTTCCAAAGTGAACTCTGTTCTGAACTCGCCTTCCTGTCATCACCACAGCAGGCCTGTGCTCATAGAGGATTCCCCTCCACGCCAGCAGGAGGTGCACTCATCGTCTCGACACTTTCCCTACGCTCCGCATAGCCTCCAGGAGACACACTACTCCTCACCTCACAGACGTGAGGCTCTGTGGACCTCCCCAACGAGGAGTCGCCCCAAGACACACTGTCCTGCCAGCCCCCAGCAACCGTCTCTCAAGGCTCGCCCCAGTTGTAGTGTTTCAATGGGAAGCTACAGTCCTCACAAGCGAATGTTTCTGAGCAGGGAGGCTCCTCGTGGTTCTCCTTCCAAGTCCAGCCCTGGGAAACCTCCGACCATCCGCAGTCCTTACTCCACCGCCGTCCCAAagccttcctccctctcccgccACCCAGAAATCATCGCGTCGCCTAGCCATCGCCATCGCCATCACCAGGAGAATGCCAAGCCTTCCCCCGGCCACTCTCCAGCTCTCCAGACACGTAGACGGTCCCTCTCTGGTCCGCGGGATTCCGAGCGCGGTCCTGCTGGGcggctctcctcctccatccagcACGTCAACCAGCAGTTCCGCCAGCTGTACCACCAGCACATCTGCCAGAGGAGGTCGCGGTCGCCGTCTCACCACGGCCCCTTGTGCTGCCTGTGCGAGCAGAGCGCCGAAGGCTGCAGAGCCAGCCCcgtcaccagcaccaccaccaacaccagcaccaacaccagccCGGCCAGGACCAACCACTCCTGGTTGGCCGCCCTCTCCCTCACGCCAGTTCGGAAACGCCGCTTAAAGCCGGACCGTAACCCTCTCTTGAAGCGCCTTCACAAAGGCCAGCAGGTGTACAGTCCGCTGGTGGAACATCAGCATTGGCAGGAGTCTCAGCAGGCGGAGAAGAGGCGGTACGCAGCAGAGGGTTGTGATGACGCGGCCTCAGTATGTAGTGAGATGTCTGACGAGAGCCAGTCACCAAATCTGTACCAGGGCGCCCAGACCAGCAGCGGTGGtcgctaccaccaccaccatcacactgccggcccctcctcttcctcctcctcgtactCTTACGCCACACTGGCCGCCCTGGGCCTGGCACCGTCCCACTCCCACCCGCGCCTGAGCAAACGCCGCAGCCAGTCTGAGCCCAAGGAGTCACCCAGCCTCAAGCGCTTCCGGGAAAGTGCCCAGGCGTTCAGTCCATCCAAGCGTCATGGTTACCCTCAGCATCATCAAAGTGCCCAGGCTCACAGTCCATCAAAGTCTCGCGGTTACCCCCAGCATCATCAAAGCGCCCAGGCGTTTAGTCCATCGAAGCGTCATGGTTACCCCCAGCATAATCAAAGTGCCCAGGCATACAGTCCATCCAAGCCTCATGCTTACCCTccgcagcatcagcatcagcaccatcaccatcaccatcctcatcaccatcctcatcatcaccctcatcagcagcagcagcagcagcagtggggaAGAGGTGATGGTGACGGCGATGAGCTGATGGCCTCAGTGGGCCAGGGGCTCTCAGAGGAGCAGCGCACCCGCAGCAGGGCCCTACTGCTCCAGTGCCCCAGTCCCCGGTTCCTCAGGGCAGCCATGAGGCTCATGAAGGCAGGCAGGGCCAGGGCCAGGGCCGGGCCCAGCCTGGGGACTCACCCACACGCTTCATCCCGG agaAGTCAGCAGGACCAGATGATGCATGAAACTGAAG CAGGAATGTCAGAAGAGGATTGGAATAAAAGTGGACTGTCACACAG